GAGTGCGCCGCACGGGTCATGGGGCACTCTCCGGCGGCACTGCGCGCGCTCACCCTGCCCGGGGACATCGTGGAAGCGGAGGAGAGTGCCGAGGCGGCGGACATCGTCATCCGGCACACCCACGAAGACGGCACCACCGTTGAGGGCTCCGCCAAGGGTGACGGGTGTGGGAAGCGTTGCGCCCGCTGGGCTGGACCTACCGGCGCACCCCGGGGATCTTCATCCGTGGCAGCCGCTACAAGGGCGCCGACCGGTGGAAGATCAACCGGGCTGCGGACGCGGTGCGCGCACTCGACCTGTCGTGCGCTGTGGTGATCGAAGAGGGCATGTCGTTCGCGGAGCGGGAGGCCGCCCGCGTGGATGCGGCCGAGGAGCGGACGGAGCGGTTCACGGACCGGGCCGGACGGGCAGCGACGTCGTCACAGTCGGCGCGGGATACCTCGGACCGGATCGGCGACCGGTTCTGGATGGGTCAGCCGATCCTGGCGGGCCACCATTCAGAGAAGCGCGCCCGCCGGGACCAGGAGCGCATGCACAACGCGATGCGCAAGAGCATCGCCGAGGGCGAGCGGGCCGGTTACTGGGCATCCCGTGCGGCGGCGGCGGACGCCTACGAGCGGTACCGGAAGAACCCGGGCGCACGCTGCGCCGCATCGAGAAGCTGGAGGCGGAGCGACGCGGCGTCCTGCGGGAGCGGGACGGCGTCGACGACAAGGGCCGTACGGCTGATGTGTGGCGACGCGGGCCGTCCGAGGCGCGCCGGGAGGAGCTGACGCGCCGTCTGGCCGAGTACGACGAAGAACTGACGTACTGGGCGGAGACCATCAAGGAGGCGGAGCGCCGAGGCTTCAAGGTGTGGGGTCGGGCCGACTTCATCAAGGGCGATTTCGTGCAGTGGCGGGGGTCCTGGTACGAGGTGACCCGGGTCAACGCCAAGACGGCGACCGTGCCGCACATCCACGCCGCGTATGACGGCGGCACCGTCGGCGCCGTCGGCGGCTGCCGCGTGGTCACCCGCGCGGCAACGGCTGAGACCCGGCACAAGGGCAGCACGTACACGCTCCCCTACAACGAGGTGAGCGGGCGCATGTCGGCCGAGCAGATGCGGGCCGCCCTGGCGGGCGAGGCGATCCCCGCCGACCCGCGCGACATCACCCCGGAGCCCACCCCGACACCGGGTTCATTGCCGCCGTCGCCGCCGACCTGACCGTCACCACGCCGACCCCCACCGCCTGACCACCCATGGCCGAGCGCCAGGGCGCCCGGCCGCCTCCCAGGAGTTCTCAGAGGAAGCACAGCTATGCGACTGAGCAAGCGCCGAGCGACCACCCTGAACCGACGCGCGCGGTTTCTGCA
The genomic region above belongs to Streptomyces sp. B21-083 and contains:
- a CDS encoding DUF3560 domain-containing protein, with the protein product MWEALRPLGWTYRRTPGIFIRGSRYKGADRWKINRAADAVRALDLSCAVVIEEGMSFAEREAARVDAAEERTERFTDRAGRAATSSQSARDTSDRIGDRFWMGQPILAGHHSEKRARRDQERMHNAMRKSIAEGERAGYWASRAAAADAYERYRKNPGARCAASRSWRRSDAASCGSGTASTTRAVRLMCGDAGRPRRAGRS